The Brassica rapa cultivar Chiifu-401-42 chromosome A10, CAAS_Brap_v3.01, whole genome shotgun sequence genome segment gaaagtaaattttcCATGAAGAAATTTTCTgcaattgtaatttttttttcgtaTTTTATTAACAAACAAAGTCATAATGAGGTAtggatttatttatatgtttttcttaTAAAGCTGGTGCGAAAGGAAACGTCTCCCATACCCTATGCAGGCATTGCTCTTCTATTTCAAAGAAGCTAAAGCTCGAGTTCTTGAATTTGAAGCTTCCCCATTCAATCCtatccaacttttttttttattttttggtgagAAACTCATTGGAAAACAGTAAGTTGAAAAAGAGAGGATGATCATTTGCTCACCAATGGTGCGCCTTGTTTTTGAAAGGATTTCGCCGGTTTTGAGTTGGAGCAGTATTGATGATTTTCCTGTAAAGCCGAGGCCGAAAGACATTATTCTCGGTTCTGGTTCTTGGAACAAACCGGCAAATGGCTTCCCAAATGTTGTCCCCATCTTCAGCAACGATCAAACTTTGCAAGAAGTTGACTTTTGTCTGGACTTGAAAAATCACAAGTTAGAGACGAAACTGAGATTTATTATAGAGAAACAAGCTTTAATGTTGAGagctagagagagagaaccAATCTCTTATTGAGTTTAAAAGTCAAACCGTTTGAAGCGTAAGTCAGAACCAACCTTAAGAGTTGTGTGTTAAAAGTCTGTTTCATTTATCTGGGGGAGATCACAATGAGAGTCAACTCGTTGACTTTTCTTGAAGCACTTTCAGCATTCCTATCTTTTTCATTTATCTATAAATATGCTCAGAAACAGCAAACAAATATTCAGATATAATAGTTTCTAGTGTCCCAAGAATTATACCAATGTTTTAgcttattttacattttaggCTTTGACTATTTTGATCGGAAACACGTTGAGATATTTATTTGTCAATTCCCAAATCCTAAatgaaagtgaaaaaaaaagagagtttatTACAATGCAAGATTAAAGATCTAAACCcttctcttcttctccctcCTTATCTGCTTGTTCCTCCTCTTCTTTCACCTTTACATCCCCTTCCTTGTGATCTGAAACAGCCATCAGTGGCTTCACATCCGTCCTACACTGAGAGAAATCTTCCGGCTGAAACGCCGGAACCACAGCACCGGATGTCTCTCCGACGTTAGTTTTCTTCTTCACGTCTCCTGAATTTTCAGCCAACTCTTCTCTTCTTCGTTTCCGTGCTTCTTGATAACTTTTGATGAGCTTAAAGAACGTgtcaatcttcttctcttcttcatcgtcgtcttctctttctctcacaTGGATCTGTAAGATTagtgtaacatcccgagttgtgatatgtgaaaaaagcttaagagaattgatttggctacctatgtcaccaaagttgacttatcttttccggagcacatcctgaaagaactccagagttaagcgtgcttgaactagagtagtggaaggatgggtgacctatcgggaagtgattcgcgatagcgtgcgagtgaggccaaagcatgggaaaaggtcgggtggtgattgcagggtcagtaaacaatgatttcgagcctttagaaaaattaacggaccgatcgtcagacgggatgggcccacgggccgagaaAGCGGGCGTGgatggcccattagccgtgggcgggtcggggcgttaTAATTAGCTTTTATGATTTCTAATATGAAATCTACCCAAGACCATATTCTAGTTTAGATTAATTCAACCCTAatattttctagagaagaagaaagaaacactAACCTTGATCCATGCTTTCCTTGGTTGAGTATTCGCATCAATCCACAATTTGATTTTCTCCTTCCTTTGGCCTTTAAT includes the following:
- the LOC103844583 gene encoding ADP-ribosylation factor 1, translated to LVIFQVQTKVNFLQSLIVAEDGDNIWEAICRFVPRTRTENNVFRPRLYRKIINTAPTQNRRNPFKNKAHHWIEWGSFKFKNSSFSFFEIEEQCLHRKISSWKIYFQKAAGFVYVVDSTDRKGMEEAKSFLYMVMDEIDGNAPDNTAVLVYANKHEVPGAMSASEISNELDLPSLRQRNWQRNWHVQSSCALCGDGIHEGFDWLFKNIARM
- the LOC103844720 gene encoding protein NIM1-INTERACTING 1, which gives rise to MDQVNFGDIGSQINSLKLFSHITTRDVTLILQIHVREREDDDEEEKKIDTFFKLIKSYQEARKRRREELAENSGDVKKKTNVGETSGAVVPAFQPEDFSQCRTDVKPLMAVSDHKEGDVKVKEEEEQADKEGEEEKGLDL